CAGAACTGGGTAGACCACACGCCAGGGACAGCGCGCACGCGCGCTCCTTGACCCGCCACGACTACAAGACGCTCAGCCTCGCCGCGCTCGGCGGCGCGCTCGAGTTCTACGACTTCATCATCTTCGTGTTCTTCGCCCCGGCGATCGGACAGCTGTTCTTCCCGCAGTCGATTCCCGACTGGCTGCGTCAGCTGCAGACCTTCGGCATTTTCGCCGCCGGCTACCTGGCGCGGCCGCTGGGCGGCATCATCATGGCGCATTTCGGCGACCTGCTTGGCCGCAAGCGTATGTTCACGCTGAGCGTGCTGCTGATGTCGCTGCCCACGCTGATGATGGGCATGCTGCCCACCTACGCGAGCATCGGCATCATGGCGCCCGTGCTGCTGCTCCTGTTCCGCGTGATGCAGGGCGCGGCCGTCGGCGGCGAAGTGCCTGGCGCGTGGGTGTTCGTCTCCGAGCACGTGCCCCAGCGCCACGTCGGCTATGCGTGCGGCACGCTGACGGCGGGCCTGACGGCAGGCATCCTGCTCGGCTCGCTGGTCGCGTCGGCGGTGAACCGCCACTTCGCAGCCGCCGACATCGCTGATTTCGCGTGGCGCATTCCGTTCCTGCTCGGCGGCGTGTTCGGCCTGTTCTCGGTGTATCTGCGCCGCTGGCTGCACGAGACGCCCGTGTTCGCCGAAATGAAGCAGCGCAAGTCGCTGGCTGCGGAAATTCCGCTGAAGGCCGTGCTGCGCGATCACGGCCGCGCCGTGATCGTTTCGATGCTGCTGACGTGGATGCTGTCGGCCGCGATCGTCGTCGTGATCCTGATGACGCCGACGCTGCTGCAAAAGCAGTTTCACATCGCGCCGGCAACGGCTCTCTTCGCCAACAGCATCGCGACACTGTTCCTGACGATCGGCTGTGTGCTGGCAGGCTCGCTCGCGGGGCGCTTCGGCGCGGGCCGGACGATTTTCGTCGGCTGTGTGGGGCTCGGCATCGCGTATTACGTGCTGTTCCAGCAACTCGCCGTCGATAGCGCGATGCTCGTGCCGCTGTACGCCATCGCAGGCCTGTTCGTCGGCGTGATCGGCGCGGTGCCGTTCGTGATGGTCAACGCGTTCCCGCCCGTCGTGCGCTTCTCGGGCATCTCGTTCTCGTACAACGTCGCGTATGCGGTGTTCGGTGGCCTGACGCCGATCGTCGTTTCGCTGATGCTGAAGTCGAATCCGATGGCGCCCGCGCTCTATGTCGGCGCGTTGTGCGTGATCGGCGCGCTGACCGCGTGTTTCGTGAAGAAGGACGCGGCGGTATAAAGCTGTTCTAAGTGGCGTGCGCAGGCACGCCACTTGCCCGCAAGGACTGGTCGTCGAATCGACACTTCAAGCCGGTCCGAAACGTCGCATGGCAGGGCCGCCCTATCATCGACGCATGAATACTTCTCCCGTACCTCGCTTTACGCCCGCGCTCGCGCGCATCGTCGCGACGGTAAGCGTCGGCTTCGTCGTCACGCAACTCGACGTGACCATCGTCAACATCGCGCTCGCGAAGATCGGCGCGGATCTGCATGCAGACGTCACGGGTCTGCAATGGATCGTCGATGCGTACACGCTCGCGTTCGCGGTGCTGATGCTGTCGGCGGGCGTGCTGGGCGACCGCTTCGGCGCGCGCCGGATGTTCGCGTGCGGCATCGCGCTGTTCGCGGCGGCGTCGCTGGCCTGCGGACTCGCATCGGGCGCCGCGCTGCTCGTCGCCGCGCGCGCCGTGCAAGGGATGGGCGCGGCCGCGATGCTGCCCAATTCGCTCGCGTTGCTCAACGAAGCATGTAGCCACGATCCGAAGCTACGCGCTCGCGCCGTCGGCCTGTGGACGGCGGCGGGCGCGATCGCGATTGCGGCGGGCCCGGTGATCGGCGGACTGCTGATCGCGGCGTTCGGCTGGCGCGCGATCTTTCTGGTGAATCTGCCCATCTGCGCGTTGGGGCTGGCTGCGACTTTCGCGTGGGTGCCGCGTCCGCGAGCGGCCTTGCGCGACGAAGCGCCGGATAGCCGCGGCGCGCGTCCAACCGTGCGCGGCATCGACCCCGTTGGTCAGTTGCTGGCAGTCGTCGCGCTGACGGCCTTCACAGGCGCCGTGATCGAATGGCGGCCGCTTGGGCTGGCGCATCCGCTCGTCTATGGCAGCTTCATGTTTGCGCTGATCGCGACGGTCGCGTTCGTCGTCACCGAGCGTCGCGTCGATACGCCGATGCTGCCGCTCACGTTCTTCGGCAACCGCACCTTCAGCGCGGCCGTGCTGTTCGGTATCTGCGTGAATCTGACTTACTACGGCGTCGTGTTTGTGCTGAGCCTTTATCTGCAGCACGCGCGAGGCGAGACGCCGCTGCAGGCCGGTCTCGCGTTCCTGCCGCTGACGGGCGGATTCCTGATCTCGAATGTCGCGAGCGGCTGGGTGGTCGGTCGATTCGGCGCGCGGGTGCCGATGATCGCGGGCGCGATCACGGCTGCTCTCGGCTACGGGCTGCTGCACTTCGCGCAAGCTGCTTCGCCGCTCTGGACGCTGCTGGTGCCGTTTCTGCTGATTCCGTCCGGCATGGGCCTCGCCGTCCCGGCGATGACCACAGCCGTGCTCGCTTCCGTCGACACGCAGCGCGCCGGCACGGCATCGGCGGTTCTGAACACGGCGCGGCAGGCAGGTGGCGCAGTCGGTGTTGCAGCGTTCGGCGCGCTCGCGAGCGCGTCGGATGCGGCGGGCGCAGCGCATGTGGTGGCTGGGCTCCGATCGTCAACGCTGATCTCGTCATGCATCCTGCTGTGCGCGCTCGGGCTCGCGTGTCTCGTGCATCCCGAGCCGCACGCGCACGATCGGGCGCGCGCGGGCCGCAACGGCGCACGGGCTGCGAACGCCAGCAAATGACGCACGCATGACGCGCTAAAAACACAACACCCACGATGCACGCGGCATCGTGGGTGTTGTTTTGCCAGAAGCGGGAGGAGGCGTTACAGCGTCGTCTCCTGAATCGCGCCCGTATCGAGCGCTCTTTCGATGAGCCCTTCGCTCTGCACCTTGCGGATCGCGTCGGCGACGAGCGTCTCCGGCTGTTCGATTTCCGCCTTGATCGAGCTGATCAATCCGGCTGCATCGAGGATCACCAGCGTTTCGGCCGTATCGGCCCGGCTGATGATCACACGATGCGGCGTCGGCCCTTCGCCGAGGCTCGCGCAAAACTGCATGACCGTGCCGTTGATCGTTTGGTCAAAAGCTTGAATCATCGCGTGCTCCTTGTAGTCGAATTGGCTTGCCAGATATCGATGCTGCACGAATGATGCCCGCTCTTGCGGCAGCGTCGCAACGGAGGGCGCGCTTATCGCCGCCCTGGTGCCGCTGCGTCCCGCTGCCAGCGCAAAACGATCACAGGCTGCTGCCCAGGCCGCCACGCGGCGCGCGCGCGCCGTCGATGCTGATGCGTCCCGCGCCCGTCACGAACAGCAGCAAGAATCCGCCCGCGATGCCGACGTTCTTCCAGAAATGGATGATCATGTCGCGCTGCAAGGCAGCGTCGGTGATGTTCCAGAAGTCGTGTCCGATGACAGCTGTTGCGATCGTATAGGCGGCCATGAACAGGCCGAGCGCGCGGATCCTGAAGCCGACCACGAGGAAGAGTCCGCCGAGCACCTCGACGGCCGTCGCAATCGGCGCGGCGACCTGCACGAACGGCACGCCCTTCGAATGCAGATAACCGACGAAGCCCGCATAGCCGAGCAGCTTCATCACGCCGCCCCAAAGGAACAGCACGGCAAGCGCAAGGCGGGCAAGAAGAATTACGCCGGAATCGACGGGACGCGTCATGGATGTGGCTCCTGATTTGAATTAAGCAGAAGACCGGGCGGCACGTCATCAGTTCCCGGGCGCTCACGTCAGAATAAGTGGAATACCCCGCTTTTCCAAGCAACCGACATAGGCGAAATCTGGCGCGTTCTGAGTTTTCATGCCTCGATATGGACACCGACGCCGACCTGGACGCGATGTTGGGGAATGCCCGCAAATTAAGCAAATTCATCAGCCGGTCGGGCACAGGCTTGTTATAATCTTCTCAGGAAATCGAACAAAATCTAACGCGCCATCTCGGCTCAACAACGCGTTGAAGAGACCATCCCCATGCTAAAAACTGAACGTCTGCGCATGCTCGCCGATGCGCTGGCCAAACAGAGCGTGATGCGCCTGCGCGACGCGGCGACGCTGCTGGGCGTATCGGAGATGACGGTACGCCGGGACATTGCTGCGAGCCCGGGGCATTTCACGTATCTGGGCGGGTATATCGTCAGCGCGACTGACGTGCCGAACACGGCTGGCTATTCGCTGGAGCAGGAAAAGGACCATTTCGCGCAGGCCAAGGCGGAGGCGTCGGCTGTGGCGGCGAAGTTGATCGGGAACAACGAGACGCTATTCATCGACTGCGGTACGACGCTTACTACGCTCGCGCGGCTGATTCCTAACGATCTGCATGTGACGATTGTCTGCTATTCGCTGAACGTTGCGGAGATTTTGCGGCGCAAGCCCAATGTGCGGATGATTCTTCTGGGCGGTGTTTATGTGCCGTCGTCGGATTCGTTTTCGGGCGAAGAAAGCATCGAGGTGCTTCGGCGCATGGGGATCAACAAGGCGTTTATTTCCGCTGGTGGTGTTGATGATGCGCACGGGGTGACGTGCTGGAACTTTCATGAAGTCGCTCTGAAACAGGCCGCGATGGCGGCGGCTGTCGAGAGTCATCTCGTGGTTGATAGTAGTAAGTTTGGTGTTGTTAAGGCGGTTCGGTTCTCGAAGGTCGAGGAGTTTGCTTCGGTTATTACTGAGAAGGGGCAGGTGGTTGCCGCGAAGCGGAAGTGAGTTTTTTGTCTGCGACGCTGGGGTATTTTTGCCTCTGCGTCGTGGACTTGCTCCGGTCGGTGTTTTTAACTTTGCGCTGGCATCCGCGTTTTGTTAGCGTGCTTCACGCGTTGCCCCTATGCGGGGCGGACGGTTTGGTTGTTCTGTCGTTTGCGCTGGCATCCGCGTTATGCCTTCGCGCTTCAAGCGTCGCCCCTGTGCGGGGCGGACGGTTTGGTTGCTCTGCCGTTTGCGCTGGCATCCGCGTTATACCTTCGTGCTTCAAGCGTCGCCCCTGTGCGGGGCGGACGGTTTGGTTGCTCTGCCGTTTGCGCTTGCATCCGCGTTATGCCTTCGTGCTTCACGCGTCGCCCCTGTGCGGGGCGGCACCTACTTTTCTTTGCCGCCGCAAAGAAAAGTAGGCAAAAGAAAGCGGCTAACACCGCCAGTTCTTGTGTTTGCCTGAGGGCCCCCAAAGGGTCTTACGCTTCACACAGCAACCACATGACTCATGCTCGTTGCCAGCGCTCTTAATTGGCACCTCACCCGCTTCAAGCTCCCGCAGTACCGTATGCCACGCCAGATATTCCTCCGCCGCCCAGGTGGCAAACTGTGTGTCGGCCCCTTGTGCTCCACACGCCTCACTTCGGACCAATAGCACACGCGTCCCACCTTGTAAGAGCGCTTACGCATACGACGCGACAACCTACACACAGTTTGCCACCTGGGCGGCATATACCATTCGCTGCCGCTAGCACGTGTACGGGTATTCGAAGCGGGTGAGGCGTTCATTCGAAGCGTTGGCAACAAGCACGAACAGAAA
The Paraburkholderia terrae genome window above contains:
- a CDS encoding DeoR/GlpR family DNA-binding transcription regulator; the encoded protein is MLKTERLRMLADALAKQSVMRLRDAATLLGVSEMTVRRDIAASPGHFTYLGGYIVSATDVPNTAGYSLEQEKDHFAQAKAEASAVAAKLIGNNETLFIDCGTTLTTLARLIPNDLHVTIVCYSLNVAEILRRKPNVRMILLGGVYVPSSDSFSGEESIEVLRRMGINKAFISAGGVDDAHGVTCWNFHEVALKQAAMAAAVESHLVVDSSKFGVVKAVRFSKVEEFASVITEKGQVVAAKRK
- a CDS encoding MFS transporter; this translates as MQATELGRPHARDSAHARSLTRHDYKTLSLAALGGALEFYDFIIFVFFAPAIGQLFFPQSIPDWLRQLQTFGIFAAGYLARPLGGIIMAHFGDLLGRKRMFTLSVLLMSLPTLMMGMLPTYASIGIMAPVLLLLFRVMQGAAVGGEVPGAWVFVSEHVPQRHVGYACGTLTAGLTAGILLGSLVASAVNRHFAAADIADFAWRIPFLLGGVFGLFSVYLRRWLHETPVFAEMKQRKSLAAEIPLKAVLRDHGRAVIVSMLLTWMLSAAIVVVILMTPTLLQKQFHIAPATALFANSIATLFLTIGCVLAGSLAGRFGAGRTIFVGCVGLGIAYYVLFQQLAVDSAMLVPLYAIAGLFVGVIGAVPFVMVNAFPPVVRFSGISFSYNVAYAVFGGLTPIVVSLMLKSNPMAPALYVGALCVIGALTACFVKKDAAV
- a CDS encoding MFS transporter; this encodes MAGPPYHRRMNTSPVPRFTPALARIVATVSVGFVVTQLDVTIVNIALAKIGADLHADVTGLQWIVDAYTLAFAVLMLSAGVLGDRFGARRMFACGIALFAAASLACGLASGAALLVAARAVQGMGAAAMLPNSLALLNEACSHDPKLRARAVGLWTAAGAIAIAAGPVIGGLLIAAFGWRAIFLVNLPICALGLAATFAWVPRPRAALRDEAPDSRGARPTVRGIDPVGQLLAVVALTAFTGAVIEWRPLGLAHPLVYGSFMFALIATVAFVVTERRVDTPMLPLTFFGNRTFSAAVLFGICVNLTYYGVVFVLSLYLQHARGETPLQAGLAFLPLTGGFLISNVASGWVVGRFGARVPMIAGAITAALGYGLLHFAQAASPLWTLLVPFLLIPSGMGLAVPAMTTAVLASVDTQRAGTASAVLNTARQAGGAVGVAAFGALASASDAAGAAHVVAGLRSSTLISSCILLCALGLACLVHPEPHAHDRARAGRNGARAANASK
- a CDS encoding DoxX family protein, coding for MTRPVDSGVILLARLALAVLFLWGGVMKLLGYAGFVGYLHSKGVPFVQVAAPIATAVEVLGGLFLVVGFRIRALGLFMAAYTIATAVIGHDFWNITDAALQRDMIIHFWKNVGIAGGFLLLFVTGAGRISIDGARAPRGGLGSSL